AGATGGGAATCCCCTGGCCCACCGCCCTCGGAGCCGTCTTCCTCTCCGGCTTCATCTTCCTCTGCCTCACCTGGTCCGGCATTCGCCAGCGTCTCCTCGGAGCAATCCCCCACCAGCTCCACGCCGCGGTAGCCGGAGGCATCGGCCTCTTCATCGCCTTCATCGGTTTCCGCAACTCCGGCATCATCGTCCCCAGCGCCGCGACCACCGTCACCCTCGGCAACCTCCGCGCCCCCGCCACCGCCCTCGCCCTCTTCGGCCTCATCCTCATCGCCACGCTGCAAGTCCTCAAAGTTCGCGCCAGCATGCTCATCGGCGTCCTCGGCACGATGCTCCTCGGCGTCCTCTGCCACCAGGTCCACTGGGCCCCGACGCCCTTCTCCCTCACCGCCATCCGCGCCACCGCCTTCCACCTCGACATCCCCGGAGCTCTCCACATCGGAGCCTTCGAGATCATCTTCGTCTTCCTCTTCGTCGACCTCTTCGACAACATCGGAACCCTCGTCGCCGTCACCCAGCGCGCCGGCCTCATGGCCCCCGACCACACCATCCCCCGTCTCAACCGCATCTTCTTCGCCGATGCCAGCGCCACCGTCGTCGGGGCCCTCGCCGGCACAAGCACCGTCACCAGCTACGTCGAATCCTCCGCCGGAGTCGCCGCCGGAGGCCGCACCGGCGTCACCGCCATCACCACCGGCATCCTCTTCTTCCTCTCCCTCTTCGTCGCCCCACTCATCGGAGCCATCCCCACCTTCGCCACCGCCCCGGCTCTTATCCTCGTCGGAGCCCTCATGCTCACCGGCCTCGGCACCATCGAGTGGGACGAGCCCACCATCGCCATCCCCGCCTTCTTAACCCTCGTCACCATCCCGCTCACCTGGTCCATCGCCGACGGCCTCTCCTTCGGCCTCACCAGCTACGCCGCGTTAGAGATCTTCAGCGGCAAAGCCACCCGCGCCCACTGGATGCTCTACCTCCTCGCCGCCCTCTTCCTCGCCCGCTTCATCTATCTCGCCCACGGCTGACACAAAATTCACAGAAGCCGATGCAGAAGCTATGCGAGCATCTTTCTCAATGAAGGGCTTCTAAGTCGCGCCGGATTCAAAGACCTTCCAATTCTTGTCGAGAGCAACGTGCGCTTGGCAGCGGGGGGAAAGCTTGAAAAGATGGCCGTGGCAGAAAATTGCCTCCGCGCTTGCAGTCTCATTGATCCTCGTGGGCCTGGTGCCCCTGGCTTACTTGGGATGGTGGGGGAGCGCGCACAACCTCGAGCCGCTATCACTTCCCCTTCCACTCCGGCGTGGCACCTACACTTCTCCCCGCTTTCGAACGGACCTCGACGAGGACTACCAGATCGAAATCTATTTCGTGCCCTTCAACCGGAGCCCGCTGATTCTTGACTGGAAGACCATCGATGAAAGCGGCGCGCTGATCCAAAGCGGAAGCTACAAGGAAGATCAGCGAACAGGCGGGAACGACGTAATTCTCGAGCGGCGTTATCGGCCCAAACGCGGATCGTCCCAGAGAATCATCGTGACCATCGCTCAGGACGTTCAGGCGCCGGACGCCAACACGAAACTCCACATCGGTCTCCCGGAGAGAAGTCTCGCCCAGGGCTATGGATTCGCCGCGGCCGCGACCTGGGCCGTAGTGGTAGCGGGGGCTGGAGCGATACTGTTTTTCGTTCTTTCTCTCATGCGAGTGGGCCGAAGGCAGACTCCCTGAACCCTTGCAGGGGCTGCCTGAAAATGACCGCGCGCCCTCCATCGATCAAGCCGGTCGTTCGGAGGTATATTCGTTTCCAGACAAACAGTCCTTCCCGGGCCCAGGACCATGACTCAGCGGAGAAACGCCCAGAGGAATCATGCCGCACGACCCGACCGAACCTCCACCCCAGGACCCCACCCCAAGTGAGCTTGTCCTCCTGCACTGCGATCTCTTCGCCCCACTCCCACCGCTCACGCTGAGCGACCGTATCGCCTTCGAATGGAACCAATCGGCCGCCTACCTGATAGGCATGTTCTTCTCAGCAGCCTTCTTCTCCGCCGCCACCGAGGTCTCGCAAGACCACGTCCTCGTAGTTCGCGTCGTCACCGCGCTCATCTTCCTCGGGCTGCCCACCGTCTGGTGGCACAACCGCCGCTCCGCGAACCCAACTCTCGAGCGCGAGGGCCTCGACGTAGCCTTTCCCCTCGGAGACGCCCACCCCGTCATCCTCCAGGACTACGTCCGCCAGTCCATCTCCACCGCCCTCCTCGCCAGCGAGCAGCGCGGCCTCCTCACCCTCAAGCGCGATGGCACTCACCTCGCCGCCCACTTCAACGAGTCCGCTCGACCATGGCCGAAAGACAGCCTCGAAGATCGCCTGCGCCGCTCCCGCCCCATCTCTGTCCAGGACCTCGTCCACGACTGGCTTGCCGACGGCAGCAACTTGCCCTGGCGCCGAGCCTCGCGCCTCATGGAGCACAGCGCCGCCCTTCGCGGAATCTCGGCCACCAACCTCACTCCCAACGCCGCCACTGAGTACAAAGCCGAAGCTGCAAAGGTAAAAGTGTTGCTCGAGGCCTGCCAGACCCAGCGGCCCGCAATCTGGAAGGCCATGCAGGCAAGCATCGACGCCGCGTTGAAGTCGCGCACCGTGCCGCCCACCACGAAACAGGTCGGACGCATGACGGTCCCCGAGTACAACTACCCCGAGGCGTCAATCTCATCTCTCGACGCGGCTCCAGCCGTCCCGGCAGCGAGTACCGAAGCCGAGACGCCCAGCGCGCCGGAGATGAAGCCCGCGGGAACCGGATTTCTCCTCGTCTGCTCTCTCGCCTTCCTGGCCGCCGACGCTGTTGCGCTGTTCGTGTTCCACCACCAGAACAACGCCCAGGCCGCTGCTCTCACCGTGCTTGGAGCCTTCCCGGCAAGGCTCGTCGTGGGCTTCGTCTCGGAAAAGAAAATAGCGCGCCGAAAGCTTCTGCGCCAGAGCTATGACCTCCCGCCGGAGTTTCTTCAAACGCAGACCTGGCCCCAAAAGCTCTCCTCAGCACTCGCGGTCTCCGCGTTGGCGGCACTTCCGGTAGCGATCGAAGGACCCTGGGCCGCCATCGTCCCTCTTGCCTTCTTCGGCGTCGCGATCGGCATGGCGCAGAGCTCGAAGTTTGGCGCGCAGCTCTCCTCCGAGATCGTCGCGGCACGCGTTCGGGCGCTCGCAGCCGCCGGCGCTCCCTCCGCCCTGCCAGACGAATCCGAATACGTAGAACTCCCAGCCACGGCTGCTCCTTGCCAGCAGCAAAGCCCGCTCATCCCGAACCAGCTCACCACGGCTCACGACCTTCCGCATCCCACGGGAGACATCGCGGACCAACTCAACCGCTGGACAACGCGTCGAGCACGCCTCCGCCGTCTCTACTGGCTGTCGCTCGGCCTTCTGGTAGGCGCATACACGCTTCTCACCATCGGCTTCCTATCCCTTGGGGACACACCCTGGCTCAATCAGGCAAACGGCTTTCTTGGGCCTCTGCCCTTCGGCCTTCTCTTCACCCTCGCAGCGACCGGCATGGCACTCTACGGGCTACGCAACAGCGATGCCGTGGAGGACGGCCAGGGCGACTCACGCCACGCCGTTCCGGCGTTCCTCATCGGCGCGTGGCGTGTCAATATCCTCGTCCAGGCACCCTTCCTGTTCACCGTCGGGATCAGAGCCGGGGCCGGCGCGGCGATGCACCGCCATCCCTACTTCGTCGTGTCGGCGTTTCTCCTCCTCGTCCTGCACTGGGTCTGGATGGAGCGTGCGAAATCACGCATCATGCTGGATCTTCCCGTCCCCGTCCCACGCAGGCTGGTCATGCTTCGTGTCTTCGGCAGCCCGTCCTTCGACGATCTTGTCACCCTCATCGGCCCGTGGCGTCGCGTCGGGCTCATCGAGCATCTTGAAGGCTTCGACACCATCGGCCAGCGGGGCGACGTGCAGACCGCCGTCGGCGAAGGACAAGTCGATCGCATCCTCGCGAAGAACTGGGCCGAAGTTGAAGAGCAGCTCCAACAGGCCTCGACCGGCCCGGACGCTGCCCTGCTCTTCAAGCGCCATGCCTTCCAATGCACCAATGCCACCTGGCGCGAGGCCATTCAGGCCATGCTTGATCGCGACGACGCCGTCCTCATGGACCTCTCCAGCCTCTCCGTTCAGAACCAAGGCTGCGCCTGGGAACTGGGCCAGCTTCTCGATCGCGTCCCGCTCGAGAGGGTCACCCTGCTCGTCAACGATTCCACCGACCTCGACTGCCTTCGCGGGATCCTCGATAACGCTGCCCGCCACATTTCACCCCAATCCCCCAACCGCACCAACCCCACGGCGACTTGGCATCAGATCCGCATCGGAGGCCTCTCGCAGCGCCAGCCCGGCGAGGACTACTACGCCTGGAAACGCCGCATCGATGACCGCCTCGACCCCATGCTGCTCACCTCGCGGCTCCTGGCGGCCGCAGGCTCCTCCAACCCCCGATCCACCGCTGCAGCCCCGGCGATCGCGCGTTTAGGTTGGGCAAACCGGCAATGGTGGCTATGGCTGGGCCTCTTGTCTCTCTCGGCCCTCTTGTCCGTCCAGCTTTGGAGATCACCGTAACTGGCCCTCCCTGCGTCACGTCCTGTCGCGCGATATCTCATACTCCGCGCCCCTCAGAATAAGCTCGAGCCCCTCCTTGTACCGCCGGTCATATCGGTCGAACAGTATCGACGACGCCTGCCGATGATGCGGAAAGATTGCCGGATCCAGCCGCGCGTTTCTCGCCTCGATCGAATACAACGGTGACCGTTCTCCCGGCGTAGGAAACACGGCCTGCTCCTCCATCACGAAGCTCAGCGTGTAGTTATAGATCGTGCTCAGCACAACCACCGCCCCCCGAACCGTGAAGCCCGATGCAACCATCCGAGCGCAAATCGTCTCCGTCGCCTTCAGCGGCTCAGTCGTTGTCAACCGCGTCCCACTTACCATGCGAGCACCGTCGCGATAAGCCATCAACGTCTTCCGCAGGCCATCCCCATAGGTCGACGCCCACACCTTCCAGTCGGCGGAATTGCGCCGTGGCAGCAGATTCGCCGCCCCTTCCGCGAGCACAGTGGTCGCCATCTCATCCAGCAGCTCCTCCTTGCTCTTGAAGTGCCAGTAGATGGTCGCAGCCTGAACATTCAACTCCACTCCCAGCCGGCGAAGCGTCAGTTGCTCCAGCCCGATCTCGTTCAGCAGCTTCAATCCCGCCCGCGTCACCATGTCGCGATTGATCTTCATGAATCCAGCATAGCGCGTTTGACATCTTTTTATTGAACGCTGTTAGATAATGTCTAACGTCGTTCAATAGAGTCTGCGGCCCGCACCCCGCCGGACGGCAGCCACAAGGAGATTAGCCATGAAAGCAGCCATCGTCACCGCCGCAGGCAAGACGCCCATCTACGCGGACTTCGACAACCCCATCGCCAAAGATGGCGAAGAGATCATCTCAGTCCGCGCCGCCGCGCTCAGCAACCTCACCAGGTCACGCGCCTCGGGCGCTCACTACAGCTCCACCGGCGTCTTTCCCGCCATCGCCGGAACCGACGGCGTAGGGCTCACGCAGGATGGCCGCCGCGTCTACTTCGCCATGCCCGAAGCGCCCTTCGGCTCGCTCGCCGAGTTCTGCCCCATCAATGCGAGGCGCTGCGTCGACATCCCCGACTCGCTCGACGACATCACCGCCGCAGCCATCGCCAACCCCGGCATGTCCGCCTGGGCAGGACTCGTAGAACGCGGACGTCTCGCCGCCGGAGAAACCGTGCTCGTCAACGGCGCCACAGGCACAGCCGGCAGGGTCGCCGTGCAGTTGGCGAAGTACCTCGGCGCGGCAAAGGTTATCGCAACCGGCCGCAACGAGACAGAGCTCGAAGAGCTGAAGCAACTCGGTGCGGACGAAGTAATCAAGTTCGCCCTAGACGCAGAACACCCGTCCGGAGCAAGGGAGTACGAAGAGGCCCTCAAGCAAACCTTCTCCAAAGGCATCGACGTCGTCCTCGATTACCTCTGGGGCGAGAGCGCGAAGACCGCAATCCTCGCCCTCGCGAAAACAGTGGAAGACAATCCCGTCCGCTTCGTTCATGTTGGCGGTGCCAGCGGAGAGCCGAACATCGAACTCCCCGGAGCAGTCCTGCGCTCAGCGGCACTCGAGTTGATCGGAAGCGGGGTCGGAAGCGTAAGCCGTAAAGGCCTCGTGCAGTCCATCAAGAACATTTTCGAAGCCGTCGAACCTGCGGGCCTCAAGATCGCAACCCAGGCCGTGCCGCTCTCGCAGGTCGAGTCTGTCTGGGATAAGGCCACCGGCAAGCCGCGCATCGTCTTCACACTCATCGAACCGGATCCTGCATAGAGTGCCCATGCCTGAAGCGGGCAGTCGTTGAATACGTCGCGGTGTACACTGATGCCATTCAGTGGCGCCTTCGACATCGGTCAACCGGCTGGATCGCCGCGAAACACAGGAGTGGTCCATGTCCCGCACCAAGACTGCCGATAGCCTGAGAGCGAAGCCCCAGGCGCTCTCCGCGAGCACCCTTTCCCTCTGTGCTCTTCTCGCGCTAGCCGCCGCGGCTCCTCGCGCCCTGCTCTCCCAGTCAGGAAGCGCGGCGCAACTCGATATCGATGCCACCAGGGTCGTCTCCCCGGTAAGCCCGACCCTGTACGGCCTCATGACCGAGGAGATCAACCACTCGTACGACGGCGGCCTCTACGCCGAGATGATCCAGAACCGCTCCTTCCACGAAACCTGGGAAGGCACGCCGCCGTGGGACCTCATCCGTCGCGGAACCGCTGCCGCTACCCGGTCCTACGATAAGACAGACGGCCCAAGCAAGGCCCTCCCCTACAGCCTGAAGCTGGCCGTCACCTCCGCTTCCTCCGGCAACGAGGCCGGCCTCACCAACCCCGGCTACTGGGGCTACGGCCTGCGTCCCAACACCACCTACTCCGGCTCCCTCTACGCCCACGCCGACTCCGCCGACATCGGCCCCATCACCATTCGCCTCGTCAGCAACGCCACCGGAACCACCCAGGCTCAGGCGCAGGTCGCCATCAAGCCCGGACCATGGGCCCGCTACGAATACAAGCTCACCACCGCAGCCATTGCCCCCTCTATCGCCAACCATATCGAGTTCACCGTCAGCCACCCCGGCACCGTCTGGCTCCAGATGATCTCGCTCATGCCGCCGACGTTCCACGACCGGCCCAACGGCACCCGCCCGGATCTGATGGAGCGCATGGCGGCCATGCACCCGAAGTTCCTCCGTCTCCCCGGCGGCAACTATCTCGAGGGCAACAAGGTCGAAGATCGCTTCGACTGGAAGAAGACCCTCGGCCCTCTCGTCGATCGTCCCGGCCACGAAGGCCCCTGGGGCTACTGGTCAACCGACGGCCTCGGCCTCCTCGAGTTCCTCGAGTGGTGTGAAGACCTCAACGTAGAGCCCGTCCTAGCCGTCTACGCCGGATACTCCCTCCACGGCACCCACATCGCCACCGGCAAGGACATGGAGCCCTACATCCAGGACGCCCTCGACGAAGTCGAATATGTAACCGGCGACGTATCAACCCACTGGGGAGCCGAGCGCGCCCGCGATGGCCATCCCGCTCCCTTCCCCCTCCATTACATCGAGGTCGGCAACGAGGACTACCTCGACCGGTCCGGCAGCTACACCGCCCGCTACGCGCAGTTCGCCGAAGCCCTCCACGCCCGTTACCCTCAGTACAAACTCATCTCCACCGACGGCAATAGCGACTACGAAACAAAGGTCCATTCCGATATATCCGACGAGCACTACTACAAGTCGCCCGCCGACATGATGGATATGTCTCAGCACTACGACAAGGTCTCTCGCACCGGCCCCAAAATCTTCGTCGGCGAGTGGGCCACGCGCTCTGGTTCGCCCACGCCCAACTTCGGCGACGCCCTCGGCGATGCCGCCTGGATGACCTCCATGGAGCGCAACAGCGATCTCATCATCATGGCAAGCTACGCTCCTCTCCTGGTCAACGTAAGCCCGGGCGGAATGCAGTGGCCCACCGACCTCATCGGATTCGACGCGGGAACCACGTACGCCTCCCCCAGCTACTGGGCCCAGTCTCTCTTCGCCGCGCACCTCGGCGACGGCACCGCGGCAAGCTCGATCTCCGGCGCGAACCCACGCTTCTTCTACTCCGCCACGGTAAGCACGAAGGAAAAGCAACTGCACCTGAAGCTGGTAAACGCTTCAAGCGTCAGTCAGCCGATCTCTTTAAAATTAGCCGGGGTTCAGAGCGCGGCGAAAGCCACAATAATCTCGCTCCATGGCGCAACGTTTGAAGCAACCAACACCATCAACACCCCCGACGCCATCCACCCGGTAAAGTCCGCCGCTGCTATCTCGGGCGGCCACTGGGATCACACCGTACCGCCGCTCACGATCGAGATTATCGACGTACCCTTGAGATAAGACCGTCACATCCCATCCCGCGTGGCCCCTGTGAGGGTGTTGGCAGTGATCTCGTGGACGCAGTAGTGGTCGCCGGGCTGCACGACAAAATCGAACTCGAGCTGCTTCTCATTGCCCTGGTACAGAAGAAGATCCACACCCGGGTCGACCCTCGCGTACTCCACCTTCCCGAAGCTCGGCACGTCCGTATGCCACTTCGAGGGATCGTTGCCTACAAGGGAATTGCTCGTGCTCGGAAGAGGCTCCAGCCCGGAGGCGTTCTTGACCCCTTCGGCTGCCCCGAGCAGGCTCATGTGGAGGATCGCCTCCGGCGTCCTCTCCGTAGCAGGGGCTCTCTTGGAACCGTCCCGGCGCCCATGGTGAAGCCCCGCGCCGACAAGGGTCAATTCAGCCTTGTCCCGGGCGAAGAAGATCGAATGGATCCCAGGCTGTTAAATCAATCGGGCAACGCGGAGGCATCGGCCAGATAGTTCGGCACGTCACTGCGACGAGCGGCCCCCCCGGCCTCCGGACCACCTTCCGGCCCAAAGGGCAAAGTAAGGAGAGGC
This genomic window from Granulicella sibirica contains:
- a CDS encoding NCS2 family permease; this translates as MRTRLEHYFGFSALNTTWRTEILAGITTFITMAYVIFVNPSILSLSGMPIAAVTAATCLCAAFGSILMGALANYPLALAPGMGLNAYFTYTVVLKMGIPWPTALGAVFLSGFIFLCLTWSGIRQRLLGAIPHQLHAAVAGGIGLFIAFIGFRNSGIIVPSAATTVTLGNLRAPATALALFGLILIATLQVLKVRASMLIGVLGTMLLGVLCHQVHWAPTPFSLTAIRATAFHLDIPGALHIGAFEIIFVFLFVDLFDNIGTLVAVTQRAGLMAPDHTIPRLNRIFFADASATVVGALAGTSTVTSYVESSAGVAAGGRTGVTAITTGILFFLSLFVAPLIGAIPTFATAPALILVGALMLTGLGTIEWDEPTIAIPAFLTLVTIPLTWSIADGLSFGLTSYAALEIFSGKATRAHWMLYLLAALFLARFIYLAHG
- a CDS encoding TetR/AcrR family transcriptional regulator C-terminal domain-containing protein, which encodes MKINRDMVTRAGLKLLNEIGLEQLTLRRLGVELNVQAATIYWHFKSKEELLDEMATTVLAEGAANLLPRRNSADWKVWASTYGDGLRKTLMAYRDGARMVSGTRLTTTEPLKATETICARMVASGFTVRGAVVVLSTIYNYTLSFVMEEQAVFPTPGERSPLYSIEARNARLDPAIFPHHRQASSILFDRYDRRYKEGLELILRGAEYEISRDRT
- a CDS encoding quinone oxidoreductase family protein: MKAAIVTAAGKTPIYADFDNPIAKDGEEIISVRAAALSNLTRSRASGAHYSSTGVFPAIAGTDGVGLTQDGRRVYFAMPEAPFGSLAEFCPINARRCVDIPDSLDDITAAAIANPGMSAWAGLVERGRLAAGETVLVNGATGTAGRVAVQLAKYLGAAKVIATGRNETELEELKQLGADEVIKFALDAEHPSGAREYEEALKQTFSKGIDVVLDYLWGESAKTAILALAKTVEDNPVRFVHVGGASGEPNIELPGAVLRSAALELIGSGVGSVSRKGLVQSIKNIFEAVEPAGLKIATQAVPLSQVESVWDKATGKPRIVFTLIEPDPA
- a CDS encoding alpha-L-arabinofuranosidase C-terminal domain-containing protein — translated: MSRTKTADSLRAKPQALSASTLSLCALLALAAAAPRALLSQSGSAAQLDIDATRVVSPVSPTLYGLMTEEINHSYDGGLYAEMIQNRSFHETWEGTPPWDLIRRGTAAATRSYDKTDGPSKALPYSLKLAVTSASSGNEAGLTNPGYWGYGLRPNTTYSGSLYAHADSADIGPITIRLVSNATGTTQAQAQVAIKPGPWARYEYKLTTAAIAPSIANHIEFTVSHPGTVWLQMISLMPPTFHDRPNGTRPDLMERMAAMHPKFLRLPGGNYLEGNKVEDRFDWKKTLGPLVDRPGHEGPWGYWSTDGLGLLEFLEWCEDLNVEPVLAVYAGYSLHGTHIATGKDMEPYIQDALDEVEYVTGDVSTHWGAERARDGHPAPFPLHYIEVGNEDYLDRSGSYTARYAQFAEALHARYPQYKLISTDGNSDYETKVHSDISDEHYYKSPADMMDMSQHYDKVSRTGPKIFVGEWATRSGSPTPNFGDALGDAAWMTSMERNSDLIIMASYAPLLVNVSPGGMQWPTDLIGFDAGTTYASPSYWAQSLFAAHLGDGTAASSISGANPRFFYSATVSTKEKQLHLKLVNASSVSQPISLKLAGVQSAAKATIISLHGATFEATNTINTPDAIHPVKSAAAISGGHWDHTVPPLTIEIIDVPLR